TCACCGGACAACGGCAGGCTTCGGCGGCGCCCAGAGCCGTCGAGCCGAGCGCCAGTCCGGCGAACCCGTCGGCCCCGCGGGTGCCCAGGATCAGCAGGTCCGAGGACGTGGACAGGTCGAGCAGCGAGCGCGTTGTCGGGCCCGTCAGCCGCACACCCTCGATGTCCAACTCCGGATGGCGCCCCGCCAGCTCCGCCACGACTCCGCCGGGCAGTGGCACGGGGCGGTACGGCCACAGTTCCGCGAGCTCGTCCGGGGAGAGCGCGGACACATGGACCACCTTCAGCGGTAGACCACGCCGTACGGCTTCACGGGCCGCCCAGGAAGCGGCCGTGCGGCTGCGCGCGGAACGGTCGACACCCACGATCACTGAACGTCGCATCGCGGTTCCCCTGTCCGTGGTGAGGTGAACTTCCCCTCCCACGCTGATGGTTGTCCCGTTTGGCCGCCAGAGCCGATCGGGCACGACCGTGGCCCGGTCGGCACTCGCCGATGCCAGACAGTGGCGCGACGCTGGAGGCGAGGAAGACGGGAACGAGCCTGTAGGGAGGGTGACATGAGCGGCATGATCGATAGGTTCCCGAGCTTGCCCTCGACGCTGCCGGACCTGTTCGGCTGGGTCGAGGCCGGGATCCCCGGGCTGCACCCGGCGCCCGGTGTGCACGGGATTCGGATCGAAGAGTCCTTCACGGACGGGACGTACTCCCTCTGTGCCGAACTCCCCGGCATAGACCCCGCCAAGGATGTCGACATCAGCGTGACGGAAGGCGTTCTGACGCTGTGCGCCGAGCGAACAGTCGAAACGGCGGACAAGCGGCACACGGAGTTCCGCTACGGCACATTCGCCCGCGCCGTCCGGTTGCCTGCCGGCGCACGCGGCGACGAGGCGTCCGCGGTGTACAAGGACGGGGTTCTGACCATCACAGTCCCGGTGCCGGAAGGAAGCTCGGCAACCAGGACCATCCCGGTGCGGCACACCTGAGCGCGATCCGCGCATGCCGCACTCGCCCGCGCGACCGAGTCGGTCCGGTCGCGCGGGCGCTTCGTGTTCTCCTGCGTTCACCTCGGCGTGGAGAGAACCTGTCAGGCGTGCGGAACGATCGCGACCGGGCACCGGGCGTGGTGAATCGCCGAGTGCGCGGTCCGTCCGAGACGCGCCCCCGCAGGGATACGGCGGCCGACTACGAGCAGGTCGGCGTCCGCGGCCGACTTGACGAGATGATGGCCGGCCAGACCGTGCACGAGCCGCTCGGTGACCTGCGTTTCCGGGAACTTGTGCCGCCAGGGAGTGAGCGCTGCCGCGAGATGACGGGATTTCATCACCGTGGGATCGGTGGCATCAGCGGAGGGAACCAGGGGAATCGCCCAGGCGTGCACGACATGGAGCGGTGCGCGGCGGGTGGAGGCAGTGCGGAAGGCGAACTCCAGCAACTCGTCGCAGGGCCGGTCCAAGTCCAGGCCGAGCACGACAGGGCGGCCCGGCTCTTCTGCCGATCCCTCTCGCTCGTCCTCGGGACGGTCTCCCGCCCGCACCAGGACGACCGGGCAGTCGGCTCGTGCCGCGACTGCCAGAGCCACCGAACCGACCAGGACGCCCGCGAGCGCGCCGAAGCCGCGCGAGCCGAGCACCAACAGAGCCGACGTTTTGGACGTTGCCAGCAATGCCTCCGTCGGTGGTCCGGTGACCTGCTCGTCCAGGATCCCCAGGGCGGGGTGTGCGTAGGAGAGCTGGACGACGGCGCGGTCGAGCGCGCCACTCTCGCGGTGGAACGGGACCTCGATCTCCGGCAGGTGGCTTCGCTCCGAGGGCTGGTCGTAGGCGTGGATGAGATGGAGCGGCAGATCGCGGCGCAGGGCTTCGAGGGCCGCCCAGTCGGCGGCGGCCAGGCTCTCGGGTGATCCGTCGATGCCGGCGGTGATGGTCTGAGGTGTGGGCATGGTGTGCACCTCCAGGGCGCGGTCGGAGATCAACCCGTCCAGGTCCAGTCGGCGACCTCGGGGAGGTCGGTGCCGTGTTCGCGGATCCAGGTGTGGTGGCGTGAGCGGGTGTCGGCCATGGTCTGGCGGACGGCCGCGGCGCGTACGGCGAGGCCGGGGACGCGGTCGATGACGTCCATGACTAGGCGGTAGCGGTCGAGGTCGTTGCGTACGACCATGTCGAAGGGCGTGGTCGTGGTGCCTGCCTCCTTGTAGCCGCGGACGTGCAGTTGTGCGTGTCCGGTGCGGCGGTAGGTGAGACGGTGCACCAGCCACGGGTAGCCGTGGTAGGCGAAGATGACCGGCTTGTCGGCGGTGAAGAGCGCGTCGTATGCGGAGCCGGCCATGCCGTGCGGATGTTCCTCCTGGGGAAGCAGCCGTGTCATGTCGACGACATTCACCACGCGCACGGCGAGTTCGGGCAGATGATCGCGCAACAGGGCGGCTGCGGCCAGGACTTCCTGGGTGGGGACGTCCCCCGCGCAAGCCAGGACTACGTCGGGCTCGCGGTCACCGGTCTCGGTTCCGGCCCACTGCCAGATGCCTGCACCGCGCGCGCAGTGGACACGCGCCTCGTCCAGGGAGAGCCAGTCGAAGCAGGGCTGCTTCCCGGCGACGACGACATTGACGTAGTCGCGGCTGTGCAGGACGTGCTCGGCCACGGACAGCAGGGTGTTGGCGTCCGGCGGCAGGTAGACGCGGACGACCTCCGGGCTCTTGTTGAGGACGTGGTCCACGAACCCGGGGTCCTGGTGCGAGAAGCCGTTGCTGTCCTGGCGCCAGACGTGCGATGTGAGCAGGTAGTTGAGGGACGGGACGGGGGCGCGCCAGGGCAGCAGGCGCGAAGTCTTGAGCCACTTGATGTGCTGATTGACCATCGAGTCGACGATGTGCACGAACGCCTCGTAGCTGGAGAACAGGCCGTGGCGGCCAGTGAGGGTGTAGCCCTCCATCCATCCCTGGCAGAGGTGCTCGGAGAGGATCTCGGTGACGCGTCCGTCCCCGGAGAGGTGCTCGTCGGTGTCGAGGGTCTGAGCCTGCCAGGCCTTGCCCGTCACGTCGTACAGCGCGGCAAGGCGGTTGGAGGCGGTCTCGTCGGGACCCACGACTCGGAAGTCCCGGCGCTCCGAGGTGTCCGCCATGATCCGCGCGAGCAGGCCACCAAGGACCCGGGTGGGCTCGTGCAGGGTGGCTCCGGGCTTGTCGACGGGGACGGCGAAGCGCTCCAGCGGCACCACGGGCAGATCGCGGGTGAGCAGGCCACCGTTGGCGTGTGGGTTGGAGCCCAGACGGCGGCGGGCGACGGGGACGCAGGCCAGAACCTCGGGGGAGGGGCGGCCGTGCTCGTCGAAGAGCTCCTGCGGCCGGTAGGAACGCAGCCACGCCTCCAACTGCTCCAGGTGGTCCTGGTTCTCGCGTACGGAAGGGAGAGGGACCTGGTGGGAGCGCCACGTGCCTTCGACGGGTACGCCGTCCACCGTCGCAGGACCCGTCCAGCCCTTGGGCGTGCGCAGCACGATCACCGGCCAGCGCGCACGGCCGTGCCCGGTCCCGCCCCGCGCGGCCTGTTGGATGGCGGCGATGCGGTCGAGGGCCTGGTCCATCGCCTTGGCCATCGCCTGGTGGACCTTGCGCGGGTCGTCACCGCTCACGTGCAGCGGCTCATGGCCGTATCCCTTGAGGAGGAAGTCCAGTTCTGCCTCGGGGATGCGGGAGAGCACGGTCGGGTTGGCGATCTTGTAGCCGTTGAGGTGGAGAATCGGCAGGACGGCGCCGTCGTGCACCGGATCGAGGAACTTGTTGGAGTGCCAGGAGGCGGCGAGCGGCCCGGTCTCGGCTTCGCCGTCACCGATCACGCAGGCCACCAGCAGGCCGGGATTGTCGAAGGCGGCGCCGTAGGCGTGCGCGAGGGAGTAGCCGAGTTCGCCGCCCTCATGGATCGAACCCGGAGTCTCCGGTGCCACGTGACTGGGGACGCCACCGGGGAACGAGAACTGCCGGAACAGCTTCGCCATGCCCTCCGCGTCCCGGGTGATATCGGGATAGGTCTCGCTGTACGAGCCCTCCAGCCAGGAGTTGGCAAGCACGGCCGGGCCGCCGTGCCCCGGCCCCCACACGCACAGCACGTCCAGATCGCGGTCCTTGATGACGCGATTGAGGTGCGTGTGGACGAGGTTGAGACCGGGGGACGTGCCCCAATGGCCAAGGAGGCGCGGCTTGATGTGCTCGGGCCGCAGCGGCTCGGTCAGCAAGGGATTGCTCATCAGGTAGATCTGGCCGACAGCCAGGTAATTCGCGGCGCGCCAGTGGGCGTCCAGGGTTGCCAGTCGGGCGGGTGCCACGGTGCCTCCAGCATGTAGGGATTCGGGAGTGCGCCTCTGCGCACGGGGCGTACTCAGGCGTGCGGGACGACAGCCACCGGGCATGCCGCGTGGTGCAGCACCGCGTGGTTGACGGGGCCGAGCTGCATGCCGACGTGCCCCTTGCGGCGGCGGGCGCCGACCACCAGGAGATCCGCCGTGCGGGAGGCTTCGAGGAGCACGGTGCGCGCGTGGCCTTCGACGACCTTGCGGCAGACCGTGACGTCGGGATAGGCGGCCGTCGCGTCCCGTAGGGCCTCTTCGACCTGAGCCGTGGCACGCTGCTGATGTTCGTCGTGGACCGCGGTGGGGAAGTCGGGGACTTCCAGGGCCGGGCAGCGCCAGGTGCGAACGACGGTCAGGGAAGCGTTGAGCGCCTGAGCCTCGCGGAAGGCGAAATCCACGGCAAGGGTCGCCTCTTGAGGTAGGTCGATGCCGAGGACGACGCTGCGGAAGCCGCCCTTCACGTTCTTCTCGTGGCCGCGCACGACGATCACTGGTGACACCGCGTGTGCGGCGACGGAGAGACTGACCGAGCCCAGCAGCAGCTCGGTGAGCTCGCCGCGCCCTCGGCTGCCGACCACGACGGCGCCGGCTTCAGAACCGAGTCGCGCGAGCGCGACGGCCGGGTCCTCGGACAGCACCTCGCTCGTCACCTTCACGGCACTGGTACGGCGTTGTGCGCGCTCGACCGCGGAGGCCGCGATGTGGTCCGAAAGGACCTGCACGGACGGCCGGTTGATGCCGAAGGACGGCTCATGCCCCTCGTACCACTCCCACCGCGACGCATGGACGACATGCAGCGGCACACCGTGCGACACGGCCTCGTCCACCGCCCAGTCCAGCGCGCGCAGACTCGGATCCGAGCCGTCGACTCCGGCGATCAGGGGCTTGTCCACGGTGCCACCGCCTTCCGGCATGCCCCTGGCAGGGGCTCTGCTTCGGACGGTTCCACCGAGGAGACCGGTCGGGGAGGGGCGAACCGGCCCCGGTAGGGGACATTCGGCCCCTATCGAGGCTGCTGGCGCATCCGCACAGTTGAAGCACGGCCCGGCGGAAGGAGACGCGATGCCCCATCGGACACGTATCGCGGTGATCGGCGTCGGCAACGAGTTCCGGCGCGACGACGGCGTGGGCTGGGTGATGATCGACCGGCTCCGCGAGCGGGCGGCCGATCGCCCCCTGCCGCCGGGTGCGCTCCTGGCCACCTGCGACGGCGACCCCGCCCGTCTGATCGGCCTGTGGGAGGGGGCGGATCTCGCGGTGGTCGTCGACGCCGCCCACGCGCATCCCGCTCACCCCGGACGGGTGCACCGGCTGACGCTCGACGCCGGTGAACTGGACCGGCCACGGACAACGAGTTCGCACGGACTCGGGCTCGGCGAGGCCGTGGAACTCGCCCGCGTTCTCGGCCGACTGCCGGGGCGGCTCGTGGTGTACGCGGTGGAAGGGGCCGACACTGCGCTGGGCACCGGACTTTCGCCGAGTGTGGAGGCCGTGGTGGAACCGCTCGCCGACGACATAGAGGACGAGATCGTTCGGCACCGCGACGCCGCCACGCGCGGCTGAGAGGGGTGGCCATGCCGCAGCGCAGAGCACTCCGCTTCGAGGTGTTCGGCACCGTGCAGGGGGTGGGCTTCCGCCCCTTCGTGTATCGGCTCGCAACGGGCCTCGGTCTGGACGGATGGGCCGCCAACGCCGAAGGTCACGTTGCGGGCGAAGTCGCCGGATCCCCCTACGCCGTAGACGAGTTCACCGCACGGCTGAGCACCGGTGCTCCCGCGCTGTCCCAGGTGCGGCAGGTGAGGGTGACCGCCGCGCGCGGGCAGCTTCCCCTGCCCGCATCCGGTTTCGCCATCCGGCACAGCGATGCCGACCACGCCACGGCTCGCGGACCACGAGAGATCCCGCCCGACGCCGCGATCTGCGCCGCATGCTTGAGCGAGCTCCTGGACCCGACCGATCGCCGGTTCCGCTATCCGTTCATCAACTGCACCGACTGCGGTCCCCGCGCCACCATCATCGAGGATCTGCCCTACGACCGGGTCCGCACCACGATGCGGCGTTTCCCCCTCTGTGCGGCGTGCGCGGCGGAGTACGGCGACCCCGCCGACCGCCGCTTCCACGCCGAACCCCTCGCATGCCCTGCCTGCGGGCCGCAGCTCTCCTGGGACGCGCTGAGCGGGGAAGCCGCGTTGCGCGCCGCGGTCAAGGCCGTGGAAAGCGGGGGCATCGTCGCGTTGAAGGGACTCGGCGGCTATCAACTGGTGTGCGACGCCACCGATCAGACGGCGGTACGGGCGCTGAGGGAGCATAAACACCGACCGGCCAAACCCTTGGCCGTCATGGTCCAGGACGTGGGAGGCGTCAGGGAGCTAGCGCGCATGTCGCGGGTGGAGCGGGGCGTCCTGGAGTCGGCATCACGCCCCGTGGTGCTACTCGCCGCACGGGGGAGCGGCCTCGCGCCCGCCGTGCATCCGGGCACGCGCCGGATCGGCCTGTTCCTGCCCACCACCGGGCTGCACCACCTTCTGCTCCGTGAACTCGCCCGCCCGCTCGTCGTGACCAGCGGCAATCTCGCCGACGAACCGATAGCCACCGGCGACACCGAAGCCCGTCACTCGCTGGACGCGGTCGCCGACGGCTTCCTCACCCACGATCGGCCGATCCGCGCCCGCTACGACGACTCGGTCGTCCAGGCCGTGGGCCGCACCGTTCTCACGGTCCGCAGGGCACGGGGCTTGGCGCCGGCGCCGTTGCCTCTGCCGGTCGCCACCCCCGTACCCCTGGTGGCGGTCGGCGCCCAGCTCAAGCACACGTTCACGCTGGCGGACGGTTACGGCGCCCATCTCTCACCGCACGGCGGAGATCTGGCGGACGCCGCCACACTGGACGGCTTCATGCACGCGTACGACCACCTGGTCCGGCTCACGGGCATCGCCCCGCGGGCCGTCGCCCACGATCTGCATCCCGGATATCTCTCAACTCAATGGGCGCAGGCTCAGCCACTGCCTCGCATCCCTGTGCAACACCACCACGCTCATGTGGCGGCATGCGCGGCCGAGCACGGACTGCGCACCCCCTTCGTGGGGGTCGCCTACGACGGCCTGGGACTCGGCGACGACGGGACATTGTGGGGAGGGGAGATCCTTGTCGCCGACCTGACCGGCTACCGGAGGGTGGGCCGCTTCGCGACCGCTCCGCTGCCCGGTGGTGAGGCCGCTGTCCGTCACCCGTACCGGATGGCCCTCGGATACCTGCACGGAACGGAATTGCTGGGCAGCCCTCGTCCCTACCCTTGGCTGACCCGGGGCTTCAACGAGCGGCTCGATCCGTCCGAAGCCGCCGTCCTGCGGTCCATGGTGGGCCGGGGCGTCAACTCCCCGCGTGCTTCCAGCGCCGGACGGCTCTTCGATGCGGTGGCGAGTCTGCTCGGCCTCGCCGACACCGTCAGCTATGAAGGCGAAGCCGCCGCGGCCCTGGAAGAGGCGGCAGGCACGGTGCGCGCGCTGCCGCTGGCACATCGCCTGGTGCGGGTGGACGGCCTGTGGGTGTACGACCCGGGCCCGACACTGAACGATCTGCTGGAAAGACAGCACGTCGGTGAGGGCGTCCCCGCGCTTGCCGCGGCCTTTCACCTGACCCTCGCTCTCGTGACCGCGGAACTGGTCGCGCACGCCGTGGACGCCGGCGCCCCTCGCACGGTCTGCCTCGCCGGAGGCTGCTTCGTCAACCGTCGTCTGCTCACCGAGGTCAGCCGCAGGCTGCGCGCACAGGGCTTGCGTGTGCTGGTAGCCCGAGAGGTTCCGGTGGGTGACGGCGGCATCAGCTACGGGCAGGCCGCGGTCGCCGCCGCCCGCCTCTCGAAGGAGTGAGCGCGATGTGTCTGGGCATTCCCGGCCGGGTCCTGGAGATCAGGGACGACGCCGGACTCCGCATGGCCACAGTCGACTTCGGCGGCGTACGACGCGAGGCGTGCCTCGCCTACACACCCGAGGCCACGGTCGGTACGTACGTCAT
Above is a window of Streptomyces sp. NBC_01381 DNA encoding:
- a CDS encoding Hsp20/alpha crystallin family protein; translation: MSGMIDRFPSLPSTLPDLFGWVEAGIPGLHPAPGVHGIRIEESFTDGTYSLCAELPGIDPAKDVDISVTEGVLTLCAERTVETADKRHTEFRYGTFARAVRLPAGARGDEASAVYKDGVLTITVPVPEGSSATRTIPVRHT
- a CDS encoding universal stress protein, encoding MPTPQTITAGIDGSPESLAAADWAALEALRRDLPLHLIHAYDQPSERSHLPEIEVPFHRESGALDRAVVQLSYAHPALGILDEQVTGPPTEALLATSKTSALLVLGSRGFGALAGVLVGSVALAVAARADCPVVLVRAGDRPEDEREGSAEEPGRPVVLGLDLDRPCDELLEFAFRTASTRRAPLHVVHAWAIPLVPSADATDPTVMKSRHLAAALTPWRHKFPETQVTERLVHGLAGHHLVKSAADADLLVVGRRIPAGARLGRTAHSAIHHARCPVAIVPHA
- a CDS encoding phosphoketolase; the protein is MAPARLATLDAHWRAANYLAVGQIYLMSNPLLTEPLRPEHIKPRLLGHWGTSPGLNLVHTHLNRVIKDRDLDVLCVWGPGHGGPAVLANSWLEGSYSETYPDITRDAEGMAKLFRQFSFPGGVPSHVAPETPGSIHEGGELGYSLAHAYGAAFDNPGLLVACVIGDGEAETGPLAASWHSNKFLDPVHDGAVLPILHLNGYKIANPTVLSRIPEAELDFLLKGYGHEPLHVSGDDPRKVHQAMAKAMDQALDRIAAIQQAARGGTGHGRARWPVIVLRTPKGWTGPATVDGVPVEGTWRSHQVPLPSVRENQDHLEQLEAWLRSYRPQELFDEHGRPSPEVLACVPVARRRLGSNPHANGGLLTRDLPVVPLERFAVPVDKPGATLHEPTRVLGGLLARIMADTSERRDFRVVGPDETASNRLAALYDVTGKAWQAQTLDTDEHLSGDGRVTEILSEHLCQGWMEGYTLTGRHGLFSSYEAFVHIVDSMVNQHIKWLKTSRLLPWRAPVPSLNYLLTSHVWRQDSNGFSHQDPGFVDHVLNKSPEVVRVYLPPDANTLLSVAEHVLHSRDYVNVVVAGKQPCFDWLSLDEARVHCARGAGIWQWAGTETGDREPDVVLACAGDVPTQEVLAAAALLRDHLPELAVRVVNVVDMTRLLPQEEHPHGMAGSAYDALFTADKPVIFAYHGYPWLVHRLTYRRTGHAQLHVRGYKEAGTTTTPFDMVVRNDLDRYRLVMDVIDRVPGLAVRAAAVRQTMADTRSRHHTWIREHGTDLPEVADWTWTG
- a CDS encoding universal stress protein, whose product is MDKPLIAGVDGSDPSLRALDWAVDEAVSHGVPLHVVHASRWEWYEGHEPSFGINRPSVQVLSDHIAASAVERAQRRTSAVKVTSEVLSEDPAVALARLGSEAGAVVVGSRGRGELTELLLGSVSLSVAAHAVSPVIVVRGHEKNVKGGFRSVVLGIDLPQEATLAVDFAFREAQALNASLTVVRTWRCPALEVPDFPTAVHDEHQQRATAQVEEALRDATAAYPDVTVCRKVVEGHARTVLLEASRTADLLVVGARRRKGHVGMQLGPVNHAVLHHAACPVAVVPHA
- a CDS encoding hydrogenase maturation protease, with translation MPHRTRIAVIGVGNEFRRDDGVGWVMIDRLRERAADRPLPPGALLATCDGDPARLIGLWEGADLAVVVDAAHAHPAHPGRVHRLTLDAGELDRPRTTSSHGLGLGEAVELARVLGRLPGRLVVYAVEGADTALGTGLSPSVEAVVEPLADDIEDEIVRHRDAATRG
- the hypF gene encoding carbamoyltransferase HypF, whose protein sequence is MPQRRALRFEVFGTVQGVGFRPFVYRLATGLGLDGWAANAEGHVAGEVAGSPYAVDEFTARLSTGAPALSQVRQVRVTAARGQLPLPASGFAIRHSDADHATARGPREIPPDAAICAACLSELLDPTDRRFRYPFINCTDCGPRATIIEDLPYDRVRTTMRRFPLCAACAAEYGDPADRRFHAEPLACPACGPQLSWDALSGEAALRAAVKAVESGGIVALKGLGGYQLVCDATDQTAVRALREHKHRPAKPLAVMVQDVGGVRELARMSRVERGVLESASRPVVLLAARGSGLAPAVHPGTRRIGLFLPTTGLHHLLLRELARPLVVTSGNLADEPIATGDTEARHSLDAVADGFLTHDRPIRARYDDSVVQAVGRTVLTVRRARGLAPAPLPLPVATPVPLVAVGAQLKHTFTLADGYGAHLSPHGGDLADAATLDGFMHAYDHLVRLTGIAPRAVAHDLHPGYLSTQWAQAQPLPRIPVQHHHAHVAACAAEHGLRTPFVGVAYDGLGLGDDGTLWGGEILVADLTGYRRVGRFATAPLPGGEAAVRHPYRMALGYLHGTELLGSPRPYPWLTRGFNERLDPSEAAVLRSMVGRGVNSPRASSAGRLFDAVASLLGLADTVSYEGEAAAALEEAAGTVRALPLAHRLVRVDGLWVYDPGPTLNDLLERQHVGEGVPALAAAFHLTLALVTAELVAHAVDAGAPRTVCLAGGCFVNRRLLTEVSRRLRAQGLRVLVAREVPVGDGGISYGQAAVAAARLSKE
- a CDS encoding HypC/HybG/HupF family hydrogenase formation chaperone; this encodes MCLGIPGRVLEIRDDAGLRMATVDFGGVRREACLAYTPEATVGTYVIVHVGFAITEVDEAEAERTLAILRAMAGAVEAELGEPLPGPAT